AGACAAATTTACATTATTATATAGGCTCTATTGTATTTAAGAAATTACCACCAATATCAGCTGTCAGCAATATTTGTAGATGATGTATAGCCTCTCTTGATACATCAAAGGCAGCTTTGAAATCCGCAAAACAgcagaaaatatattttttggcCCACTGAGTAGCATAAGAGTTTAGAGGTTGAGGATGTGTGGTCTGCAGTACGTGATCTCTTTTTGAATCCAATCTGGTTATTTGGTATGAGGTTATGCTTACTGGAAAATTCTACCAGGCATTTGTGCAAGATACAGAATAGTTtcccaagatggctgccaacaGCATAATCCCTATCTATAATTATGGTTCCTGGGCATCCCCCTTTTGATGGACTGGAGTTAAGAAATTTGTTCTCCAGTAATTTGGGAACTCGCCCTGCGACAGTGAATACTGAGCCAGACTTAAATTGGCAGGAAAGATGCGTGAGGTTATAAAAGACCAAAATCATTGATTTGTTTGGAACCGTGTGAAAAAATACAGGCACGTCCGCAGACCCTATATTGGGGCTATTTCATGAACACCAGAATACAGAAGAAGAGTGGTTATCTCTGACCTTGTTGATTGGTATTCATCAATTAATGGGATAATTTGATGAAAACACAGCATTCGGCACTATTCGGCACAATTGCCGGGCAAAACCTAGTTAACCCCTTGTGTTCCATGCCCCATCCAATATTGATGAATGTTGTATTTTTTAGAAAATCACCTTTCTGTGACTTAAATTGGCAGGAAATGATGCGTATTGGTATAAGTGACCCACTGGCAAAATAACTGATTTGGTTAAAACCGGGGCGAGGCTTTATCCCTAGTATTTCGAGGACGCTTATAAATAGATTATCGGGGAATACCTTATGACGTCAGAAATGGGGATTTCCAGACTGTTGcgaatctatactataatgcaaggaggataccgcggtgacgtcatatcacgtgatcccgacccatattagtgatcgctttggccaatcagattcagtctactgacagcaccagtactCAacgcatctccacgtctcactgtctgtagcgcttttgtacacaaaaacaccaatagacatgaaatattgcaatacctagtatggattcttcctgtgtaaaataaaatttacagagcagattaacttccacgaataaaaaagacgtttggcgtggccaaagtgcggaaataatgtatccgataaaatacactacgaaatacactaggcaatgcactacacaatatacagtagagatgcagttgagtttgttattgttttgacttagaagcccgcccatatcataatatattcatgtattcatgaagtatgaactcatttctgtcccatacaactctaagaacagtcaatttctccttaaatcatcaccgaaaccgcgatatccgcaggaagatttcgttctagtgtccgaaaatgcatgatcttacaggggcgctaactcgacaaatagaggggatctatggggatctatgcgagttttaggtattacaggtctcgaacttgtaaaatctgtaaacatgcctccaaatcccattatgataatgaagagattgccccatatctgggagactgttttgaaaccatcgctaattttggaagatcggtgcccggctatttggtttaaaaaaccctatttttccccatcaaaacagcacttttcattattcaaatgatagcttattgtctgaatacttatttcatagcagaaaagtactaataactctgatttgatgcgaaaaatctaacttttttgatgacttgattttcccttggccgtggatcgagtttgtttacaatatgcagcgccatcttggaaaagccgtgacgtcaccgcggtttCCTCCTtgactataatgcgcgttgtggccgctaaataggaggcgatttttgtttcaaaattgggcctcggaaatgcgtcgaattcttgcaacctttggcttcgtaggtctggatcatacgtaagagtgtcactgagggtgtcatacgtcgaatatcttcgtggttttagaataaataacaacttttcagagagcacgtcgactggagagctcattctcaaaagcatacacaaacttcacgcatattctccctgccacatcagtattagcttccagcacgtatgtagtgctatacaacctggtccatggtgcagggtattagcagggagattaatgattagcctattctattttagttctattcgagaaacactgacctgagtgatgaggcaaattctgcagagtggcctaccggaacatgcagtcagggtatcaataaacagttatgccaggatggacaaaatatgtacagtggccagcgcttgctctttgttttattctttactgactgatgttgtcagtttgaattgcgttctgcatctctccatgcgcctggctttggtccgacagtggcattgggtacgggagtgggtagggtATATGCCTgacatgtgagggccttatttggaacaggacctgctgtcactggtctcaatgtaTTGTCAcatcattgtgcaaaatagcgtactccaatcaatctattgggggttgcatgtagatagcagcaataagtccctaaatgcagttcatttcgtgtttaacctttaataaaacttcagtagcgttagaaatttaatgtagctcaatcatcgtgcccatttaacgaatgtatattacatttcaactttgcccgctccatgggtatatgctagtacaaCTAATTACTGTAGAGCTGGGGAAAACATTTGCTACGAGGGCACTTAGACGTTTGCATCGGAAATTTTTATCTGGTGCCTTTTCCCTGTCATGCTCGACTTAAAACAGTTGGCTGTGTtgaaaaagaaatagttgtaCATAACTGCAAAGTTTGCAGAAGGTATGCACCAAGACGTGCAACTGAACCGATATGTCAACTGTAAGGCCCCATAAAAATTCATTACTATCTTCCTCTCCATTAGGAAAAAGTGATGAAAAAGTGaattaaaaaaagatttttataagaaaaaatgaactttcaaaaatgaacttttgcAATATATGAAATGAAGTTAGCCTGCCAAAATGATTTCTGCCGTCTGCTAACAAAGTACTCTGACGCCATAGGTGAATTTCGGTAAAGAAATTatttaaacaaatattttttctgatGCAGGCCAATTTCGGCACGCGGGCGGGGATGATAAACTAGTGATTTTTTATGGGGCCTATTAAGCAAAATGTTCACAAATCCTGTTGTATGATATTACAATTTACGAAGCAACCTGCTTATCACATATGTCTAGAGTGGCAATTCAAAAGGGTGGATTGTCTTGAGATCTCAGCCTGGAATATAAAATAAAGTGGAGATAGTGAAAAGAAGCATTTCACACTTAGTTAACGTCGATACAATGTACTGTAAGTACCTAGCTTTCTGTGGTGTTAGTTGGCACCGAACAACAAATGGGGTAAACCTGTAAGGTGAAATAAGCCTATATGAACAGTCATTTCTGTTATACAAAAGGAAATTTCATAGTCAGCAAAATAACAAAGTTAATCATGAAGGTAAAATTCCAGATTTACTGAGGCGATAGCCCCACCCCCAGTGCTTAATTACCCTAGCTGGACCGACCCCCTTGACGTCCTTTGAAAACTTAGCCGCCCAAAGAAACCAGTCTGTCTGGAAATCCCCATTTCTGACGTCATAAGGTATTCCCCGATAATCTATTTATAAGCGTCCTCCAAATACTAGGGATATAGCCTCGCCCTTAAAACCGCGTGAAAAAATACCGGCACGTCCGCATACCCTATATTGGGGCTATTTCATGAACACCAGAATATTGAAGAAAAGTGGTTATCTCTGACCTTGTTGATTGGTATTCATCAATAAATTGGATAATTTGACGAAAAAACAGCATTCCGCACTATTCGGCACaattcttggggggggggggggacctagTCAACCCCTTGTTTTCCATAACCCACATACATCCAATATTGATGAATGTTGAATTTTTTAGAAAATCACCTTTCTGTTACCTAAAATGGCATGAAATGATGCGTAATGTTATAAGTGACCCAAAATAATTGATTTGGTTGGAACCGTGGGAAAAAATACCGGCACGTCCGCAGACCCTATATTGGGGCTATTTCATGAACACCAGAATACTGAAGAATATTGGTTATGTCCGAGCTTGTTGATTGGTATTCATCAATTATATGggataatttgatgaaaaaacagcATTTGGCACAATTGCCGGGAAAAACCTAGTTAACCGCTTGTGTTCCATACCCCACATACATCCAATATTGATGAATGTTGAATTTTTTAGAAAACAACCTTTCTGTTACTTAAAATGGCATGAAATGATGCGTAATGTTATAAATGATCCAAAATAATTGACTTGGTTGGAACCGTGGGAAAAAATACCGGCACGTCCGCAGACCCTATATTGGGGCTATTTCATGAACAACAGAATACAGAAGAAAAGTGGTTATCTCTGACCGGGtgtctataaaacgaagacctaagacctaagatctaagacctaagaccctaAGAACTATAAAACgcagaccctactataaaacgaagaccctagGGACTATAAAACGCAGACcatactataaaacgaagaccctagGGACTATAAAACGCAGACcatactataaaacgaagaccctagggactataaaacgaagaccctactataaaacgaagaccctagGGACTATAAAACgcagaccctactataaaaatgAAGACCCTAGggactataaaacgaagaccctactataaaacgaagaccctagGGACTATAAAATGCAGACCCTACTATAGAACGAAGACCCCAGGGACTATAAAACGCAGACCCtgctataaaacgaagaccctagGGACTATAAAACGCAGACCccactataaaacgaagaccctagggactacaaaacgcagaccccactataaaacgaagaccctagGGACTATAAAACGCAGACCCTACCTTTGAAGTCGTAGCATCTAACCTTGACCAAGGACTGTCCCAACTGGAACAACCTTATCCTAGACCTGTCTTCGATGGAACAACCTTAGCCCCTGtttccaatagaacaacctaagccaaggcctgtctccaatagaacaaccttagccaaggcctgtctccaatagaacaaccttagccaaggcctgtctctaCTTGAACAACCtaagccaaggcctgtctccaatagaacaacctaagccaaggcctgtctccaatagaacaaccttagccaaggcctgtctccaatagaacaacctaagccaaggcctgtctccaatagaacaacctaagccaaggcctgtctccaatagaacatcctaagccaaggcctgtctccaatagaacatccttagccaaggcctgtctccaatagaacaacctaagccaaggcctgtctccaatagaacaacctaagccaaggcctgtctccaatggaacaaccttagccaaggcctgtctccaatagaacaaccttgaCCAAGACCTGTCCCAACGGGAACAACCTTGTCCGAGGTTTGGCTAGCGAATGTTTTAGGAAAACCCGTTCCTCCATTTACCCTTTGAGGTCGTAGCATCTAACCTTGACCAAGGACTGTCCCAACTGGAACAACCTTATCCTAGacctgtctccaatggaacaaccttagccCCTGTCCccaatagaacaaccttagccaaggcctgtctccacttGAACAACCTTAACCAAgacctgtctccaatagaacaaccttggccaaggcctgtctccaatggaacaaccttagccaaggcctttctccaatagaacaaccttgaccaagacctgtctccaatagaacaaccttggccaaggcctgtctctaatggaacaaccttagccaaggcctgtctctaCTTGAACAACCTTATCCTAGATCTGCatctccaatagaacaacctaaGCCAAGGCCCGtttccaatagaacaaccttagccaaggcctgtctctaCTTGAACAACCTTAGCCGAGGCCTGTCGCCAATAGAACAACCATATCCTAGacctgtctccaatggaacaaccttatCCTAGACCTGTCccaatggaacaaccttagtcaaggcctgtctccaatggaacaaccttagccaaggcctgtctccattAGAACAACCTTGACCAAgacctgtctccaatagaacaaccttggccaaggCCTGTCCCAACGGGAACAACCTTGTCCGAGGTTTGGCTAGCGAATGTTTTAGGAAACCCGTTCCTCCATTTACCCTTTGAGGTCGTAGCATCTAACCTTGACCAAGGACTGTCCCAACTGGAACAACCTTATCCTAGACCTGTttccaatggaacaaccttagccCCTGTCCccaatagaacaaccttagccaaggcctgtctccacttGAACAACCTTAACTAAgacctgtctccaatagaacaatcttggccaaggcctgtctccaatggaacaaccttagccaaggcctgtctccaatagaacaaccttgaccaagacctgtctccaatagaacaaccttagtcaaggcctgtctccaatagaacaaaCTTATCCTAGacctgtctccaatggaacaaccttatCCTAAacctgtctccaatggaacaaccttagccaaggcctgtctccaataaaacaaccttagccaaggcctgtTCCACTtgaacaaccttagccaaggcctgtctccaatggaacaaccttagctaaggcctgtctccaatagaacaaccttgaccaaggcctgtctccacttGAACAGCATTTTTTGGTGACGCATAAACAGTTTTTAGGGTTAggtcagggttagggttagggacAATGTGAGGGTTAGGCCGAAGGTTGTGTTACTCGGGTATATAATCCTGAATTTTGCTTTTCTTCTCCACTCCAAGCTGTCACACTCCCATTACAAGTGACAAATGTGTTAACCTagaatattgtttttatttaGCCAGACTCACACTTGCAGCCAATTAGGCCGACGATTATACTTTGAAGTCAGACGATGCTCTCCTTATCAGTTTATCTGACCTCGCCTGGAGTCACAGGAATGTGTACTGGTGTTCTCTGTGGATCGTATAGGACTACTTTTTTACATGGAGAGGCCTACATCTTATGTATAGTGATTGTAGGTGTATATCAGGCCAGTTCTATGATGTTGCTCATGGACAAACAGTATTGCTCATATTCACTAGACTAGGGTATGTCCCAAAAACAATGGCGAGCCCATGGATTCATGTGATCAAAAACAAGGGCTATGGTACTCAAAACgaaattttcttttgtttttgttctgtAGCTACTTAAGTTTGGAGTAAGTGGGAAATACAGGGCGACATTCGGCTgtgttctgtagggactgtatattgattaaggattctaaaatacaaattcatcgcacgtgctctcatatctcgccattgctcgttgttgtcgttacacatacaaccaaatacacaacacTCCCCCCTGAAAATCGAGGAGGCGAGATTTTCAATAACACAATGAACCTAACCCGCCGTAAGGCTTAATTCTGAGAAATGTATGCTGAACACAATAGCTCCAAAATGCAAGACCTAGCATCCATAAGTAAACAACTACACCTAATTCTATACCCTATAGAATATACCGTCAAATAACTCAAATACACCTAATGACAAATCTAATGCTAAGAGTATTCCCCCCATTTACCAACCTGGGAAATGTAAATTACAACCTTCTGGTAAgaaactctgatgatgatatacctagtaatagtaataatagtatactaatacatgtaatcaaaatgtTAAGAATTTTGACCCCTTGATAGAGATTTGGCAATCAGTTGACATGCATGTATCTGACAACTACGACTGAGTAACCAAAACTCAACTCCAATTCTTGTATGTCACTCTGGATTAAATGTCTATTCTGCGGGTTCCAACAAACGCAACTTCTGAATAGGCCTTCTCATCAATCCTCTCTTGGTTTTCACTGTGACTGACCTAACCAACCCGTCTCTTCCTGGGTGTGTGGCCATCACACGTCCTAGTGCCCAATCTAGTTTTCTGATGTTGTCCTCCGCCACAAGAACGATGTCTCCCTCTTGCAGATTATCTCGTATCTCTGTCCATTTTGAACGGCGCTGTAATTCCACAAGGTATTCACTTGTCCACCTTTTCCAAAACTGTTTGGATATCCTCTGTTGATAGGCCCATCTCCTTTCAAGTGACAACTCTGGCTTGTATACAGATGGCAGCAACTGCAGATTTCTTCCTATGATCAAGTGACCAGGGGTTAATGGAAGAGGATCCTCCTTGTCAGCCGAGATATCCGATAAGGGTCGAGAATTGATTTGAGCTTCTGCATCAGTGAGCACGGTCTGAAGCTCGGTAAATGTCAGGCTGGCCTTTCTGAGAATCTTTGAGAGAGCTCGTTTTACACTTCCAACAAGTCGTTCATAAAATCCTCCATGCCATGGAACCCTAGGAGTTATGAACTTCCACTCGATTCCTTCCAGTCTGAGTTTATCCTTGATTCTCGCATTGTTGTGGAACAAACGGTAAAGCAATGAAGCTGCACTCTCAAATGTTTTTGCATTATCGGAGTAGATGGTACAACACTTTCCACGCCGATTCATCATGCGTCTCAATGCTTGTAGGAACTCCTCTGTTGTCAAATTTGCTGTCAGCTCTAAATGCactgccctggtggccatacatGTGAATATGAGGATGTAAGCCTTGTTGCTTCCAGCTCCATGTTTTCCACTGACATGTACTTCTCTAACATAGAGTGGTCCAGCATAGTCCACTCCAATGTTGGTAAATGGTGGCGATACATTAACCCTTTCCTCTGGCAACGGCGCCATTTTCTGCTCTAATTTTCTGGCACTTCTACATTTCTTACATGGTAGGACTCTGCGAACTTCCTGCCGGCCACATACTAACCAGTATTTGCTTCTCAAGTTAGACAAGGTTTGAACAACTCCTGTGTGTCCAAAGATGATGTGATAGTGGattatcaacatttccacaAATCTATT
Above is a window of Lineus longissimus chromosome 3, tnLinLong1.2, whole genome shotgun sequence DNA encoding:
- the LOC135484787 gene encoding uncharacterized protein LOC135484787, with amino-acid sequence MAPLPEERVNVSPPFTNIGVDYAGPLYVREVHVSGKHGAGSNKAYILIFTCMATRAVHLELTANLTTEEFLQALRRMMNRRGKCCTIYSDNAKTFESAASLLYRLFHNNARIKDKLRLEGIEWKFITPRVPWHGGFYERLVGSVKRALSKILRKASLTFTELQTVLTDAEAQINSRPLSDISADKEDPLPLTPGHLIIGRNLQLLPSVYKPELSLERRWAYQQRISKQFWKRWTSEYLVELQRRSKWTEIRDNLQEGDIVLVAEDNIRKLDWALGRVMATHPGRDGLVRSVTVKTKRGLMRRPIQKLRLLEPAE